The Bdellovibrio bacteriovorus W nucleotide sequence CTTCTGATACCAACATATCTTGTTGACGAATATGACCAATTCCAAACGAAAGAATCACACTTTCAAAAAACACCCACGCAGCGTGCTCTAGCCATCGCCACTGAACTCCGCTCGCTTCACCATATATAGTCATGGGAACATAAAGCCCTCTGATAATGTGATCTAAAACAACTAGAACAGCTGACGCCCACAGAATGTTCTTATCTCGATAGAAGGAAAGCGATGCAAGGCTCACAAAAATATGAAAGTGGGTCTCAATTCTTCCGCCCGTCAAATAAATAAGAAGGATTGAGAAACAGACTTGAGCAAAAGCCACCGCATAGCGTGTGACCTTTTCACCAGGGGCTACCTTTATGAAAACCATGGGAGGGACAGCAAAAAGCGCTCCAAAGAAGAATCCTATAATGCCCGATTCAACCGAGATCCTTGCGCCCTCTCTCCACGAGCCGGAGGCCGCCAAAAAGCCCAACGCCGTAGCACCCACCCACTCAAGGATAAGAACAATAAAAAATACCCAATCAACTCGAACACTTACCTGCCGCATGTGCTCGTTAAAAATTCGACTTACTTCGCGCCCTTGGTTCTTTTCTAATGGTTCCACAAGCCCCACTCGCTAGTCATATGAGATTACAACTCAACAACCCTTTCGGATGTTGACACTGCGTACATAAACAAAATTTAATATTCAAATCATATGTAACGAACTCGACTCATTGGAAGACTTTTTTTAAAGAATTCTTGCTCCGCGTCCCGACCTATGTTATCCCAAAGCCTCACAATAACACACCCTTAGGCATCAACTGGTCCTCCAAGTACTGAAAAAGGAGGTCTTCCGGCGAGAAAAAGAAGCTGGCTCTGCATAAGGGGAGGTTTAACCAGAAAGGAAGTACTACCATGGCACAAGTTACCATGAAAGAAATGCTAGACGCTGGCGTCCACTTCGGACATCAAACACAGCGTTGGAACCCAAAAATGAAACCTTACGTTTACACTGCTCGCGGCGGGATTCATATTATCGATCTTCAAAAAACAGTTGTTCGCGCTAATAAAGCTGCTGAATTCGTAAAAGAAATCGCTGCTAACGGCGGACGTTTGATTTTCGTGGGTACTAAAAAGCAAGCTATCGAACCAATCCAAGAAGCTGCTCAAAAATGTGGTCAATACTACGTAACTAAGCGTTGGTTGGGTGGTATGATGACGAACTTCGAAACAATCAAATCTTCTATTGATCGTCTTCGTCGCATCGACACTATGAAAGAAAAAGGTGAGTTCAATTACCTTACTAAAAAAGAGCGTGCGAAACTTGAAAAAGAATATCTTCGCCTTACTGAGTTCCTAGCGGGTATCCGTGACATGAAGGAAATGCCTTCTGCAATGTTCGTTGTAGATCTTCCTAAAGAACACATCGCGGTTGCAGAAGCTAAACGCCTT carries:
- a CDS encoding 30S ribosomal protein S2 (COG0052 Ribosomal protein S2), which codes for MAQVTMKEMLDAGVHFGHQTQRWNPKMKPYVYTARGGIHIIDLQKTVVRANKAAEFVKEIAANGGRLIFVGTKKQAIEPIQEAAQKCGQYYVTKRWLGGMMTNFETIKSSIDRLRRIDTMKEKGEFNYLTKKERAKLEKEYLRLTEFLAGIRDMKEMPSAMFVVDLPKEHIAVAEAKRLGIPVVAIADTNSDPESVEFAIPGNDDAIRSIKLFANLVADAYLEGSKTWEQKLRTMTDKQSDVEAEAKADGGETKRRAPRAAGKEAPKKSAGPSVVKASKGRKLVAAGTAEEVEIQAELENNNEDSAE